One stretch of Malus domestica chromosome 14, GDT2T_hap1 DNA includes these proteins:
- the LOC103454736 gene encoding carotene epsilon-monooxygenase, chloroplastic has product MAHSLSSFSSFSLHPIPPPKRAAPFNSISSLRASIDNKEPTTTNSKPSSWVSPNWLTSLTRSLTISKNDDSGIPIASAQLEDVSELLGGALFLPLYKWMNEYGPIYRLAAGPRNFLVVSDPAIAKHVLRNYGKYAKGLVAEVSEFLFGSGFAIAEGPLWTARRRAVVPSLHKKYLSVIVDRVFCKCAERLVEKLQRDALNGTAVNMEDRFSQLTLDVIGLSLFNYNFDSLNAYSPVIESVYTALKEAELRSTDILPYWKVDVLRKIIPRQIKAEKAVQVIRSSVEELIAKCKEIVEAEGERIDEEEYINDTDPSILRFLLASREEVSSEQLRDDLLSMLVAGHETTGSVLTWTLYLLSKNPHTLVKAQEEVDKVLQGQRPSYDDIKNLKYLTRCIMESLRLFPHPPVLIRRAQVADVLPGNYKVNAGQDIMISVYNIHRSSKVWERAEEFVPERFDLEGSVPNETNTDFRFIPFSGGPRKCVGDQFALLEATVALTIFIQNLNFELVPDQKISMTTGATIHTTNGLYMKLSQRQAKSAFATSSSSSSAT; this is encoded by the exons ATGGCTCACTCTCTCTCATCATTCTCCTCCTTCTCTCTCCACCCAATCCCTCCTCCCAAACGCGCCGCCCCATtcaactccatctcctccctcAGAGCCTCCATTGACAACAAGGAACCCACCACCACAAACTCCAAACCCAGCTCATGGGTCAGCCCAAATTGGCTCACTTCGCTCACTCGCTCCCTCACCATTTCCAAAAACGACGACTCCGGCATCCCCATCGCCAGCGCTCAGCTCGAGGACGTGTCGGAGCTTCTGGGTGGCGCTCTGTTTCTGCCGCTGTACAAATGGATGAACGAGTATGGTCCGATTTACCGGCTCGCCGCCGGGCCGAGAAATTTCCTTGTGGTCAGTGACCCTGCCATTGCTAAGCACGTGCTTAGGAATTACGGGAAGTACGCGAAGGGACTTGTTGCTGAGGTCTCTGAGTTTTTGTTCGGCTCTGGTTTTGCAATCGCTGAAGGCCCGCTTTGGACG GCGAGGCGCAGGGCTGTGGTGCCATCTCTTCATAAGAAGTACTTGTCCGTGATAGTAGATCGGGTATTTTGCAAATGTGCTGAGAGATTAGTGGAGAAGCTACAACGTGATGCACTTAATGGAACTGCTGTAAACATGGAGGACAGATTTTCTCAGTTAACTCTTGATGTTATAGGCCTGTCTTTGTTCAACTACAATTTCGATTCGCTAAATGCTTATAGCCCGGTTATTGAGTCTGTTTACACTGCATTGAAAGAGGCTGAGCTTCGCTCTACTGATATATTACCATATTGGAAG GTTGATGTTTTGCGGAAGATAATCCCAAGACAAATAAAAGCTGAAAAAGCAGTTCAAGTGATCAGGAGTTCTGTTGAAGAACTTATTGCTAAGTGCAAAGAAATTGTGGAAGCTGAGGGCGAAAGAATTGATGAGGAAGAATATATAAATGACACTGATCCAAGCATCCTTCGCTTTTTGCTTGCAAGTAGAGAAGAG GTATCAAGTGAGCAATTGCGGGATGATCTTTTGTCTATGTTGGTTGCTGGACATGAGACGACTGGTTCAGTGTTGACTTGGACGCTATATCTTCTAAGTAAG AATCCCCACACCTTGGTGAAAGCACAAGAAGAAGTTGATAAAGTTTTACAAGGACAGCGTCCATCCTATGATGACATAAAGAACCTTAAGTACTTGACACGCTGCATAATGGAATCATTGCGTCTCTTCCCACATCCTCCT GTTTTGATAAGAAGAGCTCAAGTAGCTGATGTGCTCCCGGGAAATTACAAAGTCAATGCTGGTCAAGATATTATGATATCAGTATACAATATCCATCGTTCTTCAAAG GTGTGGGAGAGAGCAGAAGAGTTTGTACCTGAAAGATTTGATCTTGAAGGCTCCGTACCTAATGAAACAAACACAGATTTCAG GTTCATTCCATTCAGCGGAGGGCCACGGAAGTGTGTTGGTGATCAATTTGCTCTGCTGGAAGCGACTGTTGCTCTCACAATCTTTATTCAGAACCTGAACTTTGAGCTGGTTCCGGATCAGAAAATTAGCATGACAACCGGAGCAACAATTCACACCACAAAT GGTTTGTACATGAAATTAAGCCAACGACAGGCAAAATCTGCATTCGCTACATCATCCTCGTCTTCGTCCGCCACTTAG